One Alkalicoccus halolimnae DNA segment encodes these proteins:
- a CDS encoding aldose epimerase family protein, with product MEKKAVFQGKDVIEYTIENKNGMKLKALNYGGAITGLYPPTKEEMTNLILSYDDYGLYEMNPYYLGAIIGRTSGRTAEGLANVEGEVFELAKNDGNNHLHGGEKGFARSFFDVEAKQQDLIFRYSSPDGEDGYPGTVDLKVTYTLSDDNQLIIDYQAETDQTTPLNLTNHSYFILNGDTILDHELLLNSEFFYELKEGSLPDKMTNVNDNSHFDFQNAKLLGEVLTKNDPQLNIAGGGIDHPFLLKSGTPAAVLSHPESGRMLNVFTNDSAVVVYTGNQIKEDIKMNGRAGIKHGAVCLETQSIPDHVEDILLRPEDTYKKRTVIQYLKK from the coding sequence ATGGAGAAAAAAGCAGTATTTCAAGGAAAAGACGTCATTGAATATACGATCGAAAATAAAAACGGAATGAAACTTAAAGCTTTAAATTACGGGGGTGCCATTACTGGACTCTATCCCCCAACAAAGGAAGAAATGACTAATCTCATTCTTTCCTACGATGATTACGGTTTATATGAAATGAACCCCTATTATCTCGGGGCTATTATCGGCAGAACTTCCGGCCGAACAGCGGAAGGACTAGCAAACGTTGAGGGAGAAGTATTCGAGCTTGCAAAAAATGACGGAAACAATCATCTGCACGGCGGAGAAAAAGGGTTCGCCCGCAGTTTTTTTGATGTAGAAGCAAAACAACAGGATTTAATTTTCCGATATTCAAGTCCTGATGGAGAAGATGGTTATCCAGGCACAGTAGATTTAAAAGTTACCTATACCCTTTCTGATGACAATCAGCTTATTATTGACTATCAGGCAGAAACAGATCAGACAACACCTCTTAATTTAACAAACCACAGCTATTTTATATTAAACGGCGATACGATCCTGGATCATGAACTTCTACTAAACAGTGAATTTTTCTATGAGCTTAAAGAGGGATCTCTTCCTGATAAAATGACAAATGTGAATGATAACAGCCATTTCGATTTTCAGAATGCAAAATTGCTGGGGGAAGTATTAACAAAGAACGATCCTCAGCTGAACATTGCTGGAGGCGGTATAGACCATCCATTTTTATTGAAATCCGGTACACCAGCGGCTGTTCTTTCTCATCCGGAAAGCGGACGCATGCTTAATGTATTCACAAATGATTCCGCTGTTGTCGTATATACAGGCAATCAGATTAAAGAGGATATTAAAATGAACGGCCGTGCCGGCATTAAGCATGGGGCAGTGTGTCTGGAAACGCAGTCCATTCCTGATCATGTGGAGGATATCCTTCTTCGGCCTGAAGACACGTATAAAAAACGAAC